One Bacillota bacterium genomic region harbors:
- the selA gene encoding L-seryl-tRNA(Sec) selenium transferase, which produces MVVKNRYLRQLPKVDEILDLPDVKLLVNAYPRSLVVDGIRHVIDNRRTAILLLSNKELEGIELSSDSLIKELEVWLKDQYASSLKKVINATGVVIHTNLGRSILSKSAIDAVMMAASNYSNLEFDLDKGTRGSRHSHVESILTKITGAEAGMVVNNNASAVFLALSTLAAGKEAIVSRGQLVEIGGSFRIPDVMRQSGAILREVGTTNKTYITDYRNAVTENTALLMKVHTSNFRIVGFTHEVSLEELVDLGWELGIPVMEDLGSGVLIDLSRYGIEYEPTVQESVRAGVDVITFSGDKLLGGPQAGLVVGKAEFINRMKKHPLARAVRVDKMTLAGIEATLREYLDTEKVLKTNPTLRMITASADELKARAEKLSRSLAKILGDGFTVAVEPEFSKVGGGSLPLAELKTTVVAVRPKSIAVNELEEMLRKNEPPVVVRIKEDAVLLDPRTIQDGEEKEIMAAFEKVRGR; this is translated from the coding sequence ATAGTGGTAAAAAACAGATATTTAAGGCAATTGCCAAAAGTCGATGAAATTCTTGATTTGCCTGATGTTAAGCTACTTGTAAACGCTTATCCAAGGTCTCTTGTCGTAGATGGCATCCGCCATGTAATAGATAATAGGCGCACAGCTATCCTTTTGCTTTCCAATAAAGAGCTAGAGGGTATTGAGCTTTCATCTGACTCACTTATTAAGGAACTGGAAGTTTGGTTAAAGGATCAGTACGCTTCTAGTTTGAAAAAAGTGATTAATGCGACTGGTGTTGTCATTCATACCAATCTAGGCCGCTCAATTTTAAGTAAATCCGCAATCGATGCAGTTATGATGGCTGCCTCGAATTATTCCAATCTTGAATTTGATTTGGATAAAGGGACAAGGGGCTCGCGCCATAGCCACGTTGAGTCGATTCTGACTAAAATTACGGGGGCCGAGGCCGGTATGGTTGTAAACAATAATGCCTCGGCAGTTTTTCTTGCGTTGAGCACGCTGGCTGCCGGTAAAGAGGCAATAGTATCAAGAGGTCAGCTCGTTGAAATCGGTGGCTCCTTTAGGATACCCGATGTCATGCGGCAGAGCGGGGCCATCTTGCGTGAGGTTGGGACTACCAACAAAACCTACATAACAGATTACCGAAATGCAGTCACTGAAAATACGGCACTCCTCATGAAAGTTCATACCAGCAATTTTAGGATCGTTGGTTTTACGCATGAGGTATCTCTTGAAGAGCTGGTTGACCTTGGTTGGGAACTTGGTATTCCGGTTATGGAGGATTTAGGCAGCGGTGTGCTTATCGACCTCTCCCGTTACGGTATTGAGTACGAGCCGACGGTTCAGGAGAGTGTGCGAGCCGGTGTCGATGTGATTACATTTAGCGGGGACAAGCTCTTAGGTGGCCCGCAGGCAGGTTTGGTTGTCGGCAAAGCGGAGTTTATCAATCGAATGAAGAAGCATCCGCTTGCAAGAGCTGTGCGTGTCGACAAAATGACGCTTGCCGGCATTGAAGCGACACTTCGCGAGTATCTAGACACAGAAAAAGTTCTTAAGACAAACCCAACATTACGAATGATCACGGCTTCAGCAGACGAACTAAAGGCAAGGGCAGAAAAACTTTCAAGATCGCTCGCAAAAATTTTGGGTGACGGCTTTACCGTTGCTGTTGAGCCAGAGTTCTCAAAGGTTGGAGGCGGGTCGTTGCCGCTTGCCGAGCTTAAAACAACGGTTGTTGCGGTGCGGCCGAAATCCATTGCCGTAAACGAGCTGGAAGAGATGCTACGCAAAAACGAACCTCCGGTTGTCGTAAGGATCAAAGAAGATGCGGTACTTCTCGACCCGCGAACGATACAAGATGGAGAAGAGAAAGAGATAATGGCTGCCTTTGAGAAAGTAAGAGGTAGGTAG
- the selD gene encoding selenide, water dikinase SelD: MKGLFVKEKVRLTQYSHKSGUAAKMSPGDLKQALSWLPMDEAEELLVGFDTADDAAVYKFDDTHALLQTVDFFPPVVDSAYLFGQIAAANALSDIYAMGGRPLTALNLAAFPCSLGLNLLGEILKGGRDKVRESGAIIVGGHTIQDNEPKYGLAVTGVVDIDKVVTNSNAKPGDNIILTKPLGMGILASALKRGAVTEEDIMPAIEYAATLNKSAAEAMLEVGVNSCTDITGFGLLGHLKEMVEASGVKAIVEMASVPISNGTVELATKGFIPGGARDNRTFLGDSVVFLTEGEYPPEILFDPQTSGGLLISVPQAKGSQLLSAMEAKGVKTRAVIGRIEEGPAGLIEVV, encoded by the coding sequence TTCGCATAAAAGCGGCTGAGCTGCAAAAATGAGTCCGGGGGACTTAAAGCAAGCACTTAGCTGGCTGCCAATGGATGAGGCAGAGGAATTATTGGTCGGGTTTGATACGGCAGACGATGCAGCTGTTTATAAGTTTGACGATACCCATGCACTGCTGCAGACGGTCGATTTTTTTCCGCCAGTTGTAGATTCGGCGTATCTTTTTGGTCAGATAGCTGCGGCAAATGCATTAAGTGATATCTATGCTATGGGCGGGAGGCCGCTTACCGCATTAAATCTTGCCGCGTTTCCATGCAGTCTTGGGCTTAATCTTCTTGGGGAGATACTCAAAGGAGGCCGGGATAAGGTGAGGGAATCCGGTGCAATTATTGTCGGCGGTCATACTATACAGGATAACGAGCCAAAATACGGCCTCGCGGTAACCGGTGTTGTTGATATAGATAAAGTTGTAACCAACAGCAACGCAAAGCCGGGAGATAACATCATTCTCACCAAGCCGCTTGGAATGGGAATTCTGGCAAGCGCTCTGAAGCGGGGTGCAGTAACCGAAGAGGATATTATGCCAGCAATTGAGTACGCCGCCACCTTGAACAAGAGTGCAGCTGAAGCGATGCTTGAGGTTGGCGTGAATTCATGTACCGATATTACCGGATTTGGCCTCCTTGGGCACCTTAAAGAGATGGTTGAGGCAAGCGGAGTGAAAGCAATTGTAGAGATGGCCAGCGTTCCAATATCAAATGGCACGGTTGAGCTGGCTACTAAAGGATTTATCCCTGGCGGTGCAAGGGATAACCGCACCTTCCTGGGTGACTCCGTAGTGTTTCTTACCGAGGGAGAATATCCGCCGGAGATATTGTTTGATCCGCAGACCTCAGGTGGTCTCTTAATAAGTGTGCCTCAAGCAAAAGGAAGCCAGCTTCTGTCTGCAATGGAAGCTAAAGGCGTAAAAACAAGAGCGGTTATAGGCCGCATTGAAGAGGGACCTGCTGGCCTAATAGAAGTTGTCTAG